In Nitrosarchaeum koreense MY1, one genomic interval encodes:
- a CDS encoding NAD(P)-dependent oxidoreductase: MKKDIKKKYNKKNGNIKIGIIGTGILGNAVGLNLLKSGFNVTAYNRTKEKTNELKKHGAKIAESPKIVAENSDLVIIIVKDANAVKKIAFGKKGIRFGNHNGLTVADMSTISPIESKEITKKFLEHKIIKLDTPVMGGPNVAIIGELVLMASGDKKTFNKFKKVFEKIANKIFYLGESGTAHLVKLAMNLQITMLALALSEGITLVRSSKANPKIFLDILNSTYFKTGMSEKKAYKMIQNEFNPTFTLANLKKDISTITKTSKSLGINLPMIKKAEQIYQNALTQGFGDIDYTGILAHIRKINDR, encoded by the coding sequence ATGAAGAAAGACATTAAAAAAAAATATAATAAAAAAAATGGAAATATAAAAATTGGAATTATCGGCACAGGAATTCTTGGAAATGCAGTAGGATTAAATTTACTTAAATCAGGTTTCAACGTGACAGCTTACAATCGCACTAAAGAAAAAACTAATGAATTAAAAAAACACGGTGCTAAAATTGCTGAATCACCAAAGATAGTAGCTGAAAATTCAGATTTAGTGATAATAATCGTAAAAGACGCAAATGCAGTGAAAAAAATTGCATTTGGAAAAAAGGGGATTAGATTTGGAAATCATAATGGATTAACAGTGGCAGATATGAGCACAATAAGTCCAATAGAATCAAAAGAAATTACAAAAAAATTCCTAGAACATAAAATAATAAAATTAGACACACCAGTTATGGGAGGACCCAATGTAGCAATTATTGGGGAATTGGTGTTAATGGCATCAGGGGATAAAAAAACATTTAACAAGTTCAAAAAAGTTTTTGAGAAAATTGCAAACAAGATATTTTATTTAGGAGAGTCCGGAACAGCCCATCTAGTAAAACTTGCAATGAATCTACAAATTACAATGCTTGCTCTTGCACTTTCAGAGGGGATCACACTAGTAAGAAGTTCAAAGGCAAATCCAAAAATATTTCTAGACATTTTAAATTCAACGTATTTTAAAACAGGGATGAGTGAGAAAAAAGCATACAAAATGATACAAAATGAGTTTAATCCCACTTTTACTCTTGCTAATTTGAAAAAAGACATAAGTACAATTACAAAAACCAGCAAATCACTTGGGATTAATCTTCCAATGATTAAAAAAGCCGAGCAGATATACCAAAACGCACTAACGCAAGGATTTGGAGATATAGATTATACAGGAATCTTAGCACATATTAGAAAAATAAATGACCGATAG
- a CDS encoding proteasome assembly chaperone family protein → MYSKIRIKELRPINVEGGYLIDGFPSMGFASAIATESMIQTSQFSVAGIIDSDNFPTISVVKEGKPNYPTRIFINDDLKVSIFLSYLTIHESLHRTIARTMLKWAKKQKIELVVSSVAVKSLGGLGGMVAVGNTESAREKLKKSGLKILQHGTIPGIPGVLLNEGSITNQDVIVVLFQTDGTGPDFRSSAELCMGIAKLIPGTSCDIPLLQKEAEKAELAIKETDEETRNIKDSIYR, encoded by the coding sequence TTGTACTCTAAAATTAGAATTAAAGAATTAAGACCAATTAATGTAGAAGGAGGATACCTGATAGATGGATTTCCTTCTATGGGGTTTGCTAGTGCAATTGCAACCGAATCAATGATTCAGACATCACAGTTTAGTGTAGCAGGAATTATTGATTCAGACAATTTTCCAACTATTAGCGTTGTTAAAGAAGGAAAACCAAACTATCCAACAAGAATTTTTATTAATGATGATCTCAAAGTTTCAATTTTCTTATCTTATCTTACCATTCATGAATCATTACATAGAACGATTGCAAGAACAATGCTCAAGTGGGCAAAAAAACAAAAAATAGAACTAGTGGTAAGTAGTGTTGCAGTAAAATCTCTGGGAGGATTAGGAGGAATGGTTGCTGTAGGCAATACAGAATCTGCAAGAGAAAAATTAAAGAAATCAGGATTAAAAATTCTTCAGCATGGAACAATTCCAGGAATTCCTGGAGTGTTGCTTAATGAGGGCAGCATTACAAATCAAGATGTAATTGTTGTTCTTTTTCAAACAGATGGAACTGGTCCTGATTTTAGATCAAGTGCAGAATTATGTATGGGGATAGCAAAATTAATTCCTGGAACTTCATGTGATATCCCATTATTACAAAAAGAGGCAGAAAAAGCAGAACTAGCAATTAAAGAAACAGATGAAGAAACACGAAACATAAAAGATTCAATTTACAGATAA
- a CDS encoding DNA-binding protein gives MFVGNKPIMTYVSATLTQLSTRHTVTIKARGKKITQAVDVSQMIVKRMNTVGYVISDVRILSDSLLSQDGKLRNVSTIEIDITKN, from the coding sequence ATTTTTGTTGGCAATAAACCCATAATGACATATGTCTCAGCTACTTTGACACAACTTTCAACAAGACATACAGTTACCATTAAAGCTAGAGGCAAAAAAATTACACAGGCAGTTGATGTATCTCAAATGATTGTTAAACGAATGAATACCGTGGGATATGTTATTAGTGATGTACGAATATTATCTGATTCACTTCTTTCTCAAGATGGTAAATTACGTAATGTTTCTACAATTGAAATTGACATTACAAAAAATTAA
- a CDS encoding deoxyhypusine synthase, with protein MIEPGRPVKDIQIDSNTSIEKIFDEISKSGGFESVNLSDGLDILTTMISDNECLKFVSFVGAVISTGLRGIIKDMIKNKWFDVAITTCGALDHDIARYFSNYKEGSFTMDDGELADQHIHRLGNILVPMESYGPLIEEKMQSFLEEEYKKGVKEMSTAEICKMIGKHLGENSFLYWAYKNNIDVVVPGIMDGAVGSQIWLFTQKHNDFKLSITADSELLSGLIFKAKKSGALMIGGGISKHHTLWWNQYRDGLDYAFYITTAQEFDGSLSGALVREAISWGKVTQQARQSTLHAEVTTILPFIYAALIAKLKK; from the coding sequence ATGATAGAGCCCGGCCGTCCTGTAAAAGACATTCAAATAGATTCAAACACGTCGATAGAAAAAATCTTTGACGAGATATCTAAATCAGGGGGATTTGAATCAGTTAATCTTTCAGATGGTCTTGATATCTTAACAACTATGATTTCAGATAATGAATGTCTAAAGTTTGTGTCCTTTGTGGGAGCGGTAATATCTACAGGATTAAGAGGGATCATCAAAGACATGATAAAAAACAAGTGGTTTGATGTTGCAATTACAACTTGTGGAGCTTTGGATCATGACATTGCGAGATATTTTTCAAATTACAAAGAAGGGTCATTCACTATGGATGATGGAGAATTGGCAGATCAACACATTCACAGACTTGGAAATATTTTAGTGCCAATGGAAAGCTATGGTCCACTCATTGAAGAAAAAATGCAGTCATTTTTAGAAGAAGAATACAAAAAAGGAGTAAAAGAAATGTCGACAGCAGAAATATGCAAGATGATTGGAAAACATTTAGGAGAAAATTCATTTCTGTATTGGGCTTACAAAAATAATATCGATGTGGTGGTACCTGGGATTATGGACGGAGCAGTAGGTAGTCAAATATGGTTATTCACACAAAAACATAATGATTTTAAATTAAGCATTACGGCAGATTCAGAACTATTATCAGGATTGATATTCAAAGCGAAAAAATCAGGAGCTTTGATGATTGGAGGAGGAATTTCAAAACACCATACATTATGGTGGAATCAGTACAGAGATGGTTTAGATTATGCATTTTATATTACAACTGCACAAGAATTTGATGGTAGTTTAAGCGGTGCACTTGTAAGAGAAGCTATTTCATGGGGAAAAGTCACACAACAGGCAAGACAATCTACACTTCATGCAGAAGTTACAACCATTTTGCCTTTTATTTATGCTGCATTAATTGCAAAATTAAAAAAATAA
- the dinB gene encoding DNA polymerase IV, with product MESRIIFHIDFDYFFAQCEEIRTPDLKSKPVCVCVFSDRGGDSGAIATANYIARKFGVRSGIPIIFAKKRLEERKDAMFLPVDFEYYEEMSQKAMDIIKKSVDIFEYVGKDEAYLDVTNRVDGNFDTASHLAQQIKNAVREKLKLSCSIGVSSNKLISKIASDFRKPDGLTIVSPEKVEEFLEQLKIRAIPGIGKKTEERFTEMNFETIKDVKKLDVFTLNKEFGRKHGTYIFNAVRGIDTDPVKEREASIQYSKLSTLKKDSIDYEFLAENLIELCKELHEVIKKNNKTFKSVGIQFIQSDLTNKTKSRMLKNHTSSLEELQKNALLLLKESLEEQKSTIRRLGVKVSELAEIRGQSSITNYF from the coding sequence TTGGAGTCTAGAATAATTTTCCATATAGATTTTGATTATTTCTTTGCACAGTGTGAGGAGATAAGAACGCCAGATTTAAAATCAAAACCAGTATGTGTTTGTGTTTTTTCAGATAGAGGAGGAGATAGCGGAGCAATTGCAACTGCAAATTACATAGCTAGAAAATTTGGGGTAAGATCAGGAATACCAATTATTTTTGCAAAAAAAAGATTAGAAGAAAGAAAAGATGCGATGTTTCTTCCAGTCGATTTTGAGTATTATGAAGAGATGTCTCAAAAGGCCATGGACATTATTAAGAAAAGTGTAGACATTTTTGAATATGTAGGAAAAGATGAAGCATATTTAGATGTCACAAATAGAGTAGATGGAAATTTTGATACAGCTAGTCATTTAGCACAACAGATCAAAAATGCAGTTAGAGAAAAATTAAAACTTAGTTGCTCAATAGGAGTTTCCTCAAACAAATTAATTTCCAAAATTGCATCGGATTTTAGAAAACCTGATGGATTAACAATTGTATCACCAGAAAAGGTTGAGGAATTCTTAGAACAGTTAAAGATCAGAGCGATTCCAGGAATTGGAAAGAAAACAGAGGAGAGATTTACTGAAATGAATTTTGAAACAATCAAGGATGTTAAAAAATTAGATGTGTTTACTTTGAATAAAGAATTTGGGAGAAAACATGGAACCTACATATTCAATGCAGTTAGAGGAATTGACACTGACCCAGTAAAAGAAAGAGAAGCGAGCATACAATATAGTAAACTGTCTACACTAAAAAAAGATTCAATTGATTATGAATTCCTTGCAGAAAATCTTATTGAGTTATGCAAAGAGTTACATGAAGTAATTAAAAAAAATAATAAAACATTCAAATCAGTAGGAATACAGTTCATTCAATCAGATTTAACAAATAAGACAAAATCTAGAATGCTAAAAAATCACACTTCTAGTTTGGAAGAATTACAGAAAAATGCATTGTTGTTACTAAAAGAATCTTTAGAGGAGCAAAAAAGTACGATCAGACGATTAGGTGTAAAAGTTTCAGAACTTGCAGAAATACGAGGTCAAAGTAGCATTACTAATTATTTTTAG
- a CDS encoding LysE family transporter, with protein sequence MNQIPEFALTVILISVSGVMAPGPLFAANIAQGLRGGGKAGIQMAIGHTIVELPLVILLGVGVFSLEIFPEFRTIISILGATVLFVFAGLQIKTTLQRKDTKQFNPKHGAILSGIILSALNPFFIIWWLSIGFKLISDAMLIWAFTGILIVFALHIWMDFAWLYSIARLASKSAKILSSRNYKILMIVLSSMLIYFGISFISDVI encoded by the coding sequence TTGAACCAAATACCAGAATTTGCATTAACTGTTATTCTGATTTCGGTATCAGGGGTAATGGCTCCAGGACCATTATTTGCAGCGAATATAGCACAAGGCTTGCGTGGTGGAGGAAAAGCAGGGATACAAATGGCAATAGGACATACAATAGTAGAACTGCCATTAGTAATTTTGTTAGGAGTTGGAGTGTTTTCATTAGAAATTTTTCCAGAATTTAGAACTATAATTTCCATTTTAGGAGCTACGGTACTTTTTGTTTTTGCAGGATTACAGATTAAAACAACATTACAAAGAAAAGATACAAAACAATTCAATCCAAAACATGGAGCAATACTTTCAGGAATTATTCTTAGTGCATTAAACCCATTTTTTATTATTTGGTGGTTAAGTATTGGTTTTAAATTAATTTCAGATGCAATGCTCATATGGGCATTTACAGGAATACTAATTGTTTTTGCGTTACATATTTGGATGGATTTTGCATGGTTGTATTCAATAGCACGTCTTGCATCTAAAAGTGCTAAAATTCTTTCTAGTAGAAATTATAAAATTTTAATGATTGTCTTGAGTTCTATGTTAATTTATTTTGGAATATCATTCATATCAGATGTTATTTAA
- a CDS encoding C2H2-type zinc finger protein gives MLTIDCRDVESIKSELVVYVSDQVAAIPTLKNHAFMLSSLNDEIIDKDIVITSIKEFLGSIGEGNNFAVISNNDIISIKSIYGKPIERDSLPNSDMFSCTHCGFLTRYEVELQNHMKLHYL, from the coding sequence ATGCTTACTATTGACTGTAGAGATGTTGAATCTATAAAATCTGAATTGGTGGTATATGTCTCTGATCAGGTTGCGGCAATACCTACTCTGAAAAACCACGCCTTTATGTTATCTTCATTAAATGATGAAATCATCGATAAAGATATTGTAATAACATCAATCAAAGAGTTTTTGGGGTCAATCGGTGAAGGGAATAACTTTGCTGTAATTTCTAATAATGATATTATCTCGATCAAGTCAATCTATGGGAAACCAATTGAACGTGATTCACTTCCTAATTCTGATATGTTTTCATGTACTCATTGCGGTTTTCTTACTAGGTATGAAGTAGAATTGCAAAATCATATGAAATTGCATTACCTATAA
- a CDS encoding Nre family DNA repair protein — protein MSSNSQDIRRAILAKWHENLSKYGNLFSSDSISGTSPPSVFVGSYNYPKVFVGPMVPPIHGNTSILDSPEKWKGKSLEDIVNFRLNLIRGIQKISIDQTDGRYIENLQEITMSSKPTDSDLQFTKTTSASVSLDGESAPFGPVGEIKSAKFYDTSATKSIEKIYYDKDLNAQDAVLNLYNSGIDISKIQKCFSIGMLGQKRKLVPTKWSITATDDIISKSLVKDILDYPLIDSYRIFTYAHLGNLFSVILFPHRWIYEMIEAWYSNGILGFGYDFEDARGINHPPTIAGAYFAAKLGVLEYLVKNKIQAGVIILREIRPEYAIPVGVWQVREGIRSAMSHPPLFGDSLDDALVLASNKTSISKLEWISKGNIVKLIRQKTIADFF, from the coding sequence TTGTCTTCTAACTCTCAGGATATTCGAAGAGCAATTCTAGCAAAATGGCATGAGAATTTATCAAAATATGGAAATTTATTTTCTTCAGATTCTATTAGTGGAACTAGTCCTCCATCGGTATTTGTAGGATCATATAATTATCCAAAGGTTTTCGTTGGACCCATGGTTCCACCAATACATGGTAATACAAGTATCCTTGATAGTCCTGAAAAATGGAAAGGTAAATCCCTTGAAGATATTGTCAATTTTAGATTAAATTTAATTCGTGGAATACAAAAAATTTCAATAGATCAAACAGACGGTCGTTATATAGAAAACTTGCAAGAAATTACAATGTCTTCTAAACCTACTGATTCTGATTTACAATTCACTAAAACCACATCTGCAAGTGTCTCACTTGATGGTGAGAGTGCTCCGTTTGGGCCTGTAGGTGAAATCAAATCTGCAAAATTTTATGACACAAGTGCAACAAAGTCTATCGAAAAAATCTATTATGATAAAGATCTTAATGCGCAAGATGCGGTCCTAAATTTGTACAACTCTGGCATTGATATTTCTAAAATCCAAAAATGTTTTAGTATTGGTATGCTGGGACAAAAAAGAAAACTCGTCCCTACTAAATGGAGCATCACTGCAACAGATGATATAATATCTAAATCTCTTGTCAAAGACATTTTGGATTATCCATTAATTGATTCGTATAGAATTTTTACCTATGCCCATCTTGGAAATTTATTTTCTGTAATTTTATTTCCTCATAGGTGGATCTATGAAATGATTGAGGCGTGGTATTCTAATGGTATTTTGGGATTTGGTTATGATTTTGAGGATGCACGTGGAATTAATCACCCACCTACAATAGCTGGTGCATATTTTGCAGCTAAATTAGGTGTATTAGAATATCTTGTAAAAAATAAAATTCAGGCCGGAGTTATAATACTGCGTGAAATTAGACCTGAATATGCCATTCCAGTAGGTGTATGGCAGGTAAGAGAAGGGATTCGTTCTGCAATGAGTCATCCTCCTCTATTTGGTGATTCTCTTGATGACGCACTTGTATTGGCTTCAAATAAAACTAGTATTAGTAAACTGGAATGGATCTCAAAAGGCAATATTGTGAAACTAATTCGTCAAAAAACAATTGCTGATTTTTTCTAA
- a CDS encoding cobalamin-binding protein gives MSVKRIVSFLPSATELLYELEADDILFGVTHECKYPENAKTKLQVISSVINSEELSSNEIDTKTCQLLSEGKEIFVLNEKNMIEANPDLIITQETCEACAAHNNQVNKAIQILQNTPMIHSMNPHNLDEIVKSVNEIGRVIKKENNAMKITESLTSRIEYIKKHTPTTKQKVLALEWIEPFFTSGHWIPGMINDAGGENMISKDGERSRKIDIDEITKSDPDIIIMMPCGFDIYRTISEYNKTLKNNKSWNSLRAIRNGKVFAVDANSYFSKPSIRTIIGLEILAKIIQPNTFLNLNVPENSFLQIK, from the coding sequence ATGTCAGTAAAGAGAATAGTCTCTTTTCTACCCAGCGCCACAGAATTACTATATGAGCTTGAGGCAGACGATATTCTATTTGGAGTTACTCATGAATGCAAATATCCTGAAAATGCAAAAACAAAATTGCAAGTAATTAGTTCAGTAATAAATTCAGAAGAACTATCAAGTAATGAAATAGATACAAAAACATGTCAGTTACTGAGTGAAGGAAAAGAGATTTTTGTATTAAATGAAAAAAACATGATAGAAGCAAATCCAGATCTAATAATAACTCAAGAAACATGTGAGGCATGTGCTGCACATAATAATCAAGTCAACAAGGCAATTCAAATTTTACAAAACACGCCAATGATCCATTCGATGAATCCACATAATTTAGATGAAATTGTTAAATCAGTAAATGAAATTGGTCGAGTAATAAAAAAAGAAAATAATGCAATGAAAATCACAGAATCACTTACAAGTAGAATAGAATATATAAAAAAACACACTCCAACAACAAAACAAAAAGTTCTTGCACTAGAATGGATTGAACCGTTTTTTACATCAGGTCATTGGATACCAGGAATGATCAATGATGCAGGTGGAGAAAATATGATAAGCAAAGACGGAGAACGTTCAAGAAAGATAGACATTGATGAGATCACAAAATCAGATCCAGATATTATTATCATGATGCCATGTGGTTTTGACATATATCGTACAATATCAGAATACAACAAAACATTGAAGAACAATAAATCATGGAATTCCTTAAGAGCAATTAGAAACGGAAAAGTGTTTGCAGTAGATGCAAACTCATATTTCAGCAAACCAAGCATTAGAACAATAATAGGGCTAGAGATATTAGCAAAAATTATTCAACCAAATACTTTTTTGAACTTAAATGTGCCTGAGAATTCATTTTTACAGATAAAATAG
- the artG gene encoding thaumarchaeosortase, which produces MQNKNLLIGIAIIASPIVFAIIAFPDSFSLSWNQGRGGFIFALVFIVAELIGLKIIISKKRLLSVIPIAGVVIVYLVGLEYGLRDFILSGEELFNVQLIYSWTWMWDFIIMSIFVVVALSIFFGKRWIRIAPAGPIFLAGSAIILSLDAFFPYDSLGPLQYVVPYLVQTNVWLINVLDLGTATARDNIMFLKGDFGPMVLQVFWPSAGVHSVIIYSLVMGAFLLKMNIHRNRKLIYFSIGIAGTIGVNMIRIFSLSWYALKVTTDAKQWEEFHSVAGEIMFLPWLFVFLLIVIIIETRRLKKSESEGKINPKNN; this is translated from the coding sequence GTGCAAAATAAGAATTTGTTAATTGGAATTGCCATTATTGCTAGTCCAATTGTTTTTGCCATTATTGCATTTCCTGATAGCTTTAGTCTAAGTTGGAATCAAGGTCGAGGTGGATTTATTTTTGCACTAGTATTTATTGTTGCAGAATTAATTGGTCTAAAAATTATTATTTCTAAAAAAAGATTACTATCTGTAATTCCAATAGCTGGTGTTGTAATCGTATATCTTGTAGGATTAGAATATGGACTAAGAGATTTTATTTTATCTGGTGAAGAATTGTTTAATGTCCAACTAATTTATTCTTGGACATGGATGTGGGATTTTATCATCATGAGCATTTTTGTTGTAGTTGCACTGAGTATATTTTTTGGTAAACGTTGGATTCGAATTGCTCCTGCAGGTCCCATATTTCTTGCTGGCAGTGCAATAATTCTTTCACTGGATGCATTTTTTCCATATGACTCACTTGGTCCATTACAATATGTTGTACCTTATTTGGTTCAAACCAATGTTTGGCTGATAAATGTCCTTGATTTAGGAACTGCTACTGCTCGAGATAACATTATGTTCTTAAAAGGTGATTTTGGACCGATGGTACTTCAAGTATTTTGGCCATCTGCTGGCGTACACAGTGTAATTATCTATTCATTGGTAATGGGGGCATTTCTGCTAAAAATGAATATTCATAGAAATAGGAAATTGATTTACTTTAGTATAGGAATTGCAGGTACTATAGGTGTAAACATGATTAGGATTTTTTCTCTATCATGGTATGCACTCAAAGTTACTACTGATGCTAAACAATGGGAAGAATTCCATTCAGTTGCAGGTGAGATCATGTTTTTGCCTTGGTTGTTTGTATTTTTACTGATAGTAATTATAATAGAAACAAGAAGACTAAAAAAATCAGAATCTGAAGGAAAAATCAATCCTAAAAATAATTAG
- a CDS encoding SDR family NAD(P)-dependent oxidoreductase yields MRLADKVAIVTGASSDIGKGIAKRFAEEGAKVVLIARNLEGLEKARKEIGHEKSTASMSCDLTNESQVMQTINQIMDTYGKIDILVNNAGAINDPIHFHEMQDSEIRKLIDINLFGIFHITKAVLNKMSDTKKGVIVNIGSISSERAIPRVHLAAYSATKAAITMFTKSIAVEYARKNIRCNCVNPGIINSGMIKPYLDQPQARKVLEERLPLARIGEPVDVANAALFLASDEANWITGTILNVDGGKTASEG; encoded by the coding sequence ATGAGACTTGCAGATAAAGTTGCAATTGTAACTGGGGCTTCAAGTGATATTGGAAAAGGAATTGCTAAAAGATTTGCTGAAGAAGGAGCTAAAGTAGTTCTCATTGCAAGAAATCTAGAAGGCTTAGAAAAAGCAAGAAAAGAGATAGGACATGAAAAATCCACAGCATCAATGTCATGTGATCTAACTAACGAGTCACAAGTGATGCAAACAATTAATCAAATTATGGACACCTATGGAAAAATAGATATTTTGGTGAATAATGCAGGTGCTATCAATGATCCAATTCACTTTCATGAAATGCAAGATTCAGAAATCAGAAAATTAATTGATATTAATTTATTTGGAATTTTTCATATCACAAAAGCTGTGTTAAATAAAATGTCAGATACCAAAAAAGGAGTAATTGTAAACATTGGATCAATCTCAAGTGAACGAGCAATACCAAGGGTTCACCTAGCAGCATATTCAGCAACTAAAGCTGCAATAACAATGTTCACAAAATCAATTGCAGTAGAATACGCAAGAAAAAATATCAGATGTAATTGTGTAAATCCAGGAATAATTAACTCTGGAATGATAAAGCCATATCTAGATCAACCTCAAGCAAGAAAAGTTTTAGAAGAAAGACTACCATTAGCAAGAATAGGAGAACCTGTAGATGTAGCAAATGCTGCATTATTCTTAGCATCAGATGAAGCCAATTGGATTACCGGAACCATCCTCAATGTAGATGGTGGAAAAACAGCTTCGGAAGGATAG
- a CDS encoding DsbA family protein — MAKKGILFGIIVSIIAVGVILIYSTSSVETANTDVRLHGTISTTTGSPIIGSPSAPITIVEFGDYQCHQCYNWFHNTKPSIFQNYVDTGKVNLVFVDLAFLGRDSPKAAQASYCAEDQGKYWEYHNQLYISQESKIDNGWANSERLKSFAFSLGLDPELFDSCLDSGKYAKRVQSNIVEAKKFGVSGTPTFFIIGPNGQQEKLVGAQPYSVFTQVLDSMI, encoded by the coding sequence ATGGCTAAAAAAGGAATTTTGTTTGGTATTATAGTATCTATAATTGCTGTTGGTGTGATTCTAATCTATTCTACGTCTTCAGTTGAAACTGCAAATACCGATGTACGACTACATGGTACTATCTCTACTACTACTGGCTCGCCTATTATTGGGTCCCCGTCTGCACCAATCACTATTGTTGAATTTGGTGACTATCAATGTCATCAATGTTATAACTGGTTTCATAATACAAAACCCTCTATTTTTCAAAATTATGTTGATACTGGAAAAGTTAATCTGGTTTTTGTTGATCTTGCTTTTTTGGGTAGGGATTCGCCAAAAGCAGCTCAAGCATCATATTGTGCAGAGGACCAGGGAAAATATTGGGAATATCATAATCAACTATACATTTCTCAAGAATCAAAAATAGATAATGGATGGGCAAACTCTGAACGCTTAAAATCATTTGCATTTAGTTTAGGTCTTGATCCAGAATTGTTTGATAGTTGTCTTGATTCAGGAAAATACGCCAAAAGGGTTCAATCTAATATTGTCGAGGCAAAAAAATTTGGTGTGAGTGGAACGCCTACATTTTTCATCATTGGTCCTAATGGACAACAAGAAAAGCTAGTTGGTGCACAACCTTACTCTGTTTTTACACAAGTGTTGGATTCAATGATTTAG
- a CDS encoding NAD(P)/FAD-dependent oxidoreductase yields the protein MASEYHYDLVVVGGGPAGSSAAFEASKNGIKVALIEKEEIIAQSVRTSGVTWIQNIKEFGIPDDCYNPIKNYSFCSPNNEVTISDTVSHAAVLDVRKTYRWLAEQAKNEGVDIFLKTSIKNAIKNKEGDIIGVSGTSKDGEIIFYAKIIIDATGFSSTISKDMGFVTQWERFGAGAEYEVSAENVDSETWWLMVGQKYSPSGYAWIFPVGRNIVRIGVGIGKPESSIDPTERLKELMDSKIGPIKKLGKITPIEFHYGLIPNDGLSRKTVYNNLILVGDSAGQANPLVLEGIRYAIKYGRVAGKVAATAIKSGITNESALYPYEETWKKEIQGKIKSAGKVQDRWIGLTDEEWDKELEIIKELRPEEFLDFIKAEFGLANMIKLATHHPKLAVRQLFNLVKSKNKGIT from the coding sequence TTGGCTTCAGAGTATCACTATGATTTAGTTGTAGTTGGAGGCGGACCCGCTGGTTCGTCTGCAGCTTTTGAAGCATCAAAAAATGGAATAAAGGTAGCACTGATAGAAAAAGAAGAAATAATTGCACAGTCTGTCAGGACAAGTGGAGTAACTTGGATACAAAACATAAAAGAATTTGGGATCCCAGATGATTGTTATAATCCAATTAAAAATTACTCATTTTGTTCGCCAAACAACGAAGTCACTATTTCAGATACTGTTTCACATGCAGCAGTTCTAGATGTAAGAAAAACATATCGATGGTTAGCTGAGCAAGCAAAAAATGAAGGAGTCGATATTTTTCTTAAAACTAGTATCAAAAATGCAATAAAAAACAAAGAAGGAGACATTATTGGGGTGAGCGGAACAAGCAAAGATGGTGAGATAATATTTTATGCAAAAATAATAATTGACGCAACCGGATTTTCTTCAACGATTTCAAAAGATATGGGTTTTGTTACTCAGTGGGAAAGATTTGGAGCAGGAGCAGAGTACGAAGTAAGTGCAGAAAATGTAGATTCTGAAACATGGTGGCTTATGGTAGGTCAGAAATATTCCCCATCAGGATATGCATGGATTTTTCCGGTTGGAAGAAATATTGTAAGAATAGGAGTAGGCATAGGTAAACCAGAGTCATCAATTGACCCAACTGAGAGATTAAAAGAGTTGATGGATTCAAAAATAGGCCCAATTAAAAAATTAGGAAAGATCACACCAATTGAATTTCATTATGGATTAATTCCAAATGACGGACTATCAAGAAAAACAGTTTATAATAATTTGATTCTAGTAGGAGATTCAGCAGGGCAAGCTAACCCATTAGTGTTAGAAGGGATTAGATACGCTATAAAATATGGGCGAGTTGCAGGGAAAGTAGCAGCTACAGCAATAAAATCAGGAATTACTAATGAAAGCGCATTATATCCTTATGAAGAAACTTGGAAAAAAGAGATTCAAGGAAAAATCAAGTCAGCTGGAAAAGTTCAAGACAGATGGATTGGATTAACAGATGAAGAATGGGATAAAGAATTAGAGATAATTAAAGAATTAAGACCTGAAGAATTTTTAGATTTTATCAAAGCAGAATTTGGATTGGCAAATATGATAAAATTAGCAACTCATCACCCAAAGTTAGCAGTAAGACAGTTATTCAATTTAGTAAAAAGCAAAAACAAAGGAATTACCTAA